The Pseudomonas wenzhouensis genome has a segment encoding these proteins:
- a CDS encoding universal stress protein, whose product MPYQHILVAVDLTEECDPVVVRAQKLAQASGAKMSLVHIVEPMAMAFGGDVPMDLSMLQQQQFEQARERLDSFTGKYPELTADQRHLAYGQPRQEIHRLAEEQGCDLIVVGSHGRHGLALLLGSTANDVLHGAPCDVLAVRLKKGA is encoded by the coding sequence ATGCCCTACCAGCATATTCTGGTCGCCGTCGACCTGACCGAGGAATGCGACCCTGTCGTGGTTCGCGCACAGAAGCTGGCTCAGGCCAGTGGCGCCAAGATGTCCCTGGTGCATATCGTCGAACCGATGGCCATGGCTTTCGGTGGTGACGTGCCGATGGACCTGTCGATGCTGCAGCAACAGCAATTCGAGCAGGCCCGTGAGCGCCTGGACAGTTTCACTGGCAAATACCCGGAACTCACCGCCGACCAGCGTCATCTGGCTTACGGCCAGCCGCGCCAGGAAATCCACCGCCTGGCCGAGGAGCAGGGTTGCGATCTGATCGTGGTCGGCAGCCATGGTCGCCATGGTCTGGCGCTGCTGCTGGGCTCCACTGCCAATGACGTGCTGCACGGTGCGCCCTGCGATGTGCTCGCAGTACGCCTGAAGAAAGGCGCTTAA
- a CDS encoding ATP-binding cassette domain-containing protein, which produces MTLLKFADVSLAYGAMPLLDGVSWQIARGERVCIIGRNGTGKSSMLKLVKGEQMADDGEIWRAPGLKIGELPQELPRADERTVFDVVAEGLAGVGELLARYHHLAQNIHGDDDLEQLMHVQQELEAKDGWRLQQLVDSTLSRLQLPADKTLAELSGGWRRRVLLAQALVSEPDLLLLDEPTNHLDIGAIAWLEEALKDFGGAVLFITHDRSFLQNLATRILELDRGGLIDWNGDYASFLVHKEQQLAAEETANALFDKRLAQEEVWIRQGIKARRTRNEGRVRALKAMRAERAERRERQGKATIALETADKSGKQVMVAENVSFAHAGGPFLVKDFSMVLQRGDRIGLLGANGTGKTTLLKLLLGDLQPTSGSIEVGTKLEVAYFDQLRHQLEPEKTVIDNVAEGRDFITIDGQNRHVLSYLGDFLFSPQRARTPLKALSGGERARLLLAKLFSKPANLLVLDEPTNDLDVETLELLEEVLLSFPGTVLMVSHDRAFLDNVVTSTLVFEGDGKVREYVGGYQDWLRQGGSPRLLGVGESKSGKAELATAIVEVPAPAVVAPVQESAEPAKKKLSYKLQRELEAIPGRIDALEQEMAAVQEQVSDPAFYQQPVQVTTEVLARLERLQKEMDALLERWAELED; this is translated from the coding sequence ATGACCCTGCTCAAGTTTGCCGATGTTTCCCTCGCCTATGGCGCCATGCCCCTGCTCGATGGAGTGTCCTGGCAGATCGCACGGGGTGAGCGGGTGTGCATCATCGGCCGTAATGGCACCGGTAAATCGAGCATGCTCAAGCTGGTCAAGGGCGAGCAGATGGCCGATGACGGCGAAATCTGGCGTGCGCCGGGGCTGAAGATCGGCGAGTTGCCGCAGGAACTGCCGCGCGCCGACGAGCGGACGGTATTCGACGTGGTGGCCGAGGGCCTGGCAGGCGTCGGTGAGTTGCTGGCGCGCTATCACCATCTGGCGCAGAACATCCACGGCGATGACGACCTCGAACAACTGATGCATGTGCAGCAGGAGCTGGAAGCCAAAGACGGCTGGCGCCTGCAGCAACTGGTCGACAGCACCCTCAGTCGCCTGCAGTTGCCGGCCGACAAGACCCTGGCCGAACTCTCCGGTGGCTGGCGCCGCCGCGTGCTGCTGGCTCAGGCGCTGGTTTCCGAGCCGGATTTGCTGCTGCTCGATGAGCCCACCAACCACCTTGACATCGGTGCCATCGCCTGGCTGGAAGAGGCGCTGAAGGACTTTGGTGGCGCCGTGCTGTTCATCACCCACGACCGCTCCTTCCTGCAGAACCTGGCTACGCGCATCCTTGAACTGGACCGCGGCGGCCTGATCGATTGGAACGGCGACTACGCCAGCTTCCTGGTGCACAAGGAGCAGCAACTGGCTGCCGAGGAAACTGCCAACGCCTTGTTCGACAAGCGTCTGGCCCAGGAAGAAGTGTGGATTCGCCAGGGCATCAAGGCCCGTCGCACCCGTAACGAAGGGCGCGTACGCGCGCTCAAGGCCATGCGCGCCGAACGTGCCGAGCGCCGTGAACGCCAGGGCAAGGCGACCATTGCCCTGGAAACCGCAGACAAGTCCGGCAAGCAGGTGATGGTGGCGGAGAACGTCAGCTTCGCTCACGCCGGTGGCCCCTTCCTGGTCAAGGACTTCTCCATGGTCCTGCAGCGTGGTGACCGCATCGGCCTGCTTGGCGCCAACGGTACCGGCAAGACCACGTTGCTCAAGCTGTTGCTCGGCGACCTGCAGCCCACCAGCGGCAGCATCGAGGTGGGCACCAAACTGGAAGTGGCGTATTTCGACCAATTACGTCACCAGCTCGAGCCGGAAAAGACAGTGATCGACAACGTCGCCGAAGGCCGCGATTTCATCACTATCGATGGCCAGAATCGCCATGTGCTGAGCTATCTGGGCGATTTCCTGTTCAGCCCGCAGCGTGCGCGTACACCGCTCAAGGCGCTGTCCGGCGGAGAGCGGGCACGACTATTGCTCGCCAAATTGTTCAGTAAGCCGGCCAACCTGCTGGTGCTCGACGAACCGACCAACGATCTGGACGTAGAAACCCTGGAATTGCTCGAAGAGGTGCTGCTCAGTTTCCCTGGCACCGTGCTGATGGTCAGCCACGACCGTGCCTTCCTCGACAACGTGGTCACCAGCACGCTGGTCTTCGAGGGTGACGGCAAGGTGCGCGAGTATGTCGGCGGTTATCAGGACTGGCTGCGCCAGGGCGGCTCGCCGCGCCTGCTCGGCGTGGGTGAGAGCAAATCCGGCAAGGCCGAGCTGGCCACGGCCATCGTCGAAGTGCCGGCCCCGGCCGTAGTGGCTCCCGTTCAGGAGAGCGCAGAGCCTGCGAAGAAGAAACTAAGCTACAAGCTGCAGCGTGAGCTGGAAGCGATTCCCGGACGAATCGATGCGCTGGAGCAGGAAATGGCTGCGGTACAGGAGCAGGTGTCCGATCCTGCCTTCTATCAGCAGCCGGTGCAGGTCACCACGGAAGTATTGGCGCGTCTCGAGCGCTTGCAGAAGGAAATGGACGCGTTGCTCGAGCGCTGGGCAGAGCTGGAAGACTGA
- a CDS encoding DUF6901 family protein, producing MAIEYRITLDDNHQFSYRIELNREYDSAQAQQAPAWTRLGHQQCSNCPLSREQFSHCPAAVDLHRVIEDFRGLPAFKKASVWVRTPEREYTKHVGLEEGLRALLGVIMATSACPVLARLKPMAQQHLPFANNQEFILRAVSLYLTRQYFNMREGRLADWELKGLVRLFQQLKLVNQAFWQRIHDTCEGDSNLKAFLTFFSMSSSMTVSLETQLQKIRPQVMSAGDSFE from the coding sequence ATGGCCATCGAGTACCGCATTACTCTCGACGACAATCATCAGTTCAGCTACCGGATCGAGCTGAATCGCGAATATGACTCCGCGCAGGCGCAACAGGCTCCGGCCTGGACGCGCCTCGGGCATCAGCAATGCAGCAATTGTCCGTTGAGCCGCGAGCAGTTCAGCCATTGTCCGGCTGCTGTGGATCTGCATCGGGTGATCGAGGACTTTCGTGGCCTGCCGGCGTTCAAGAAAGCCAGCGTCTGGGTGCGCACGCCAGAGCGTGAGTACACCAAGCACGTCGGTCTGGAGGAAGGGCTGCGTGCGCTACTCGGGGTGATCATGGCTACCAGCGCCTGCCCGGTGCTGGCACGCCTGAAACCTATGGCGCAGCAACATCTGCCTTTCGCCAATAATCAGGAGTTCATCCTGCGTGCCGTATCGCTGTACCTCACGCGGCAGTATTTCAACATGCGCGAGGGGCGTCTGGCCGATTGGGAGCTGAAGGGACTGGTGCGCCTGTTTCAACAATTGAAACTGGTCAATCAGGCGTTCTGGCAGCGCATTCACGATACCTGTGAAGGCGACTCCAATCTCAAGGCCTTTCTTACCTTCTTTTCGATGTCGTCGAGCATGACGGTATCGCTGGAGACCCAGCTGCAGAAGATTCGCCCGCAAGTCATGAGCGCGGGCGATTCCTTCGAGTAA